One genomic segment of Actinoplanes ianthinogenes includes these proteins:
- a CDS encoding helix-turn-helix domain-containing protein, which yields MDRELEDLINGIGPRLRHIRQERGLTLEALATATGLSVSTLSRLESGKRRPTLDLLIPLARTHRLALDHLIGAPPTGDPRAHLTPHRTAPRTRNASVIVPLTTYPARLQAFKQILGPTPGPHDLVAHPGHAWFYVLSGTVRLRLGPTERLLSPGDTADFDTTEPHWFGPATPTPAEVLHLYGPHGDRPRHPPTNDQPPP from the coding sequence ATGGACCGCGAGCTGGAGGACCTGATCAACGGCATAGGCCCGCGCCTGCGCCACATCCGGCAGGAACGCGGCCTCACCCTGGAGGCCCTGGCCACCGCCACCGGCCTCTCGGTCAGCACCCTGTCCCGCCTGGAGTCCGGCAAACGCCGCCCCACCCTGGACCTGCTGATCCCGCTGGCGCGAACCCACCGCCTCGCCCTGGACCATCTGATCGGCGCCCCACCCACCGGCGACCCGAGAGCCCACCTGACCCCACACCGAACCGCCCCGAGAACCCGCAACGCCAGCGTGATAGTCCCGCTGACGACCTACCCCGCCCGCCTGCAAGCCTTCAAACAGATCCTCGGACCCACCCCGGGCCCCCACGACCTGGTGGCCCACCCCGGCCACGCCTGGTTCTACGTCCTGTCCGGCACCGTCCGCCTACGCCTCGGCCCCACCGAACGCCTGCTCTCCCCGGGCGACACCGCCGACTTCGACACCACCGAACCCCACTGGTTCGGCCCCGCCACCCCCACCCCAGCCGAAGTCCTCCACCTCTACGGCCCCCACGGCGACCGCCCCCGCCACCCACCCACCAACGACCAGCCCCCGCCCTAA